A genomic segment from Verrucomicrobiaceae bacterium encodes:
- a CDS encoding ATP-binding cassette domain-containing protein, whose translation MIQVKNLRKEFGSKVAVDDVSFKVEKGEVLGFLGPNGAGKSTTMRMVTGYFRPTAGSVSLGGIDMLEEPEKAKQILGYLPENAPLYSDMTVSSFLGFCAELRGIHGAAKTKAIDRVLDLCFLDRVRNQSVDTLSKGYRHRTCFAQSIIHDPEVLILDEPTDGLDPNQKHEVRSMIKRMGQNKAIIFSTHILEEVDAACSRAMIIDRGKVVADGTPEQLRKLVPGCNSLDEVFRSVTRSDTEKKHA comes from the coding sequence ATGATCCAGGTGAAGAATCTCCGAAAAGAGTTCGGCTCGAAGGTGGCCGTCGATGACGTGTCATTCAAAGTCGAAAAAGGCGAAGTACTCGGCTTCCTCGGCCCGAACGGCGCGGGCAAATCGACCACGATGCGTATGGTCACTGGCTATTTCCGCCCTACGGCTGGCTCGGTGAGCCTCGGTGGTATCGACATGCTGGAAGAGCCCGAGAAGGCGAAGCAAATCCTGGGCTACCTGCCGGAAAATGCGCCGCTGTACTCCGATATGACGGTTTCTAGCTTCCTGGGCTTCTGCGCGGAGCTGCGCGGCATCCACGGCGCGGCGAAGACGAAGGCCATCGACCGCGTGCTCGATCTCTGCTTCCTGGACCGCGTGCGGAATCAAAGTGTGGATACGCTTTCCAAAGGCTACCGCCACCGCACCTGCTTCGCCCAGAGCATCATCCATGACCCAGAGGTGCTCATCCTGGATGAGCCCACCGACGGCCTCGATCCAAATCAAAAGCATGAGGTGCGCAGCATGATCAAGCGCATGGGCCAGAATAAGGCCATCATCTTCTCCACCCACATCCTGGAGGAAGTCGATGCCGCCTGCTCCCGTGCGATGATCATCGACCGCGGCAAAGTGGTGGCCGATGGCACCCCCGAGCAACTCCGCAAGCTCGTCCCCGGCTGCAACAGCCTCGATGAAGTCTTCCGCAGCGTCACCCGCAGCGATACCGAGAAGAAACACGCCTGA
- a CDS encoding alginate export family protein gives MSFLYRIINIFIAASAFAAESYYTAPRSYSTTRDPDLPKYAQKGVLKEAAWLDLGLDYRFRYEYRDDDIRRAQGGLDDLMLHRTRAYMGVHDVIDPLRFAVEMQDARRYGSAYPRDNRDVNEFEFTRLYVELYFKSALGHDLRGNPRPLSLRYGIHNFELLDRRLIGNNQWRNTANAFQGFTASLGQEANDWQIDLLAVQPLARSLYDWDRPVEQMWMYAAIGHWRGFGPELTLEPFYLGLHQSAYAGVQERSVHSPGLRAYGVLEGGFDYDFSYTQQFGSNGPRSIRAWAATAEVGYSWAHAWKPRVSLFYGHATGDHDPTDGTDNRFERFYGFGRPWSANEYIVYENIRTPKLRVELTPRKYLRIDFGYSAYWLESATDRFPGARNARDLTGASGSSLGQELDIRARWQVNQQIEATLGYAHFMPGSFVETNVRRGDSDFAYLEISIRGF, from the coding sequence ATGTCCTTCCTTTATCGGATTATAAACATCTTTATCGCTGCTTCTGCATTCGCGGCGGAGAGCTACTACACCGCGCCGCGTAGCTATAGCACGACGCGTGATCCTGATCTGCCGAAGTATGCTCAAAAAGGCGTGCTCAAAGAGGCAGCGTGGCTGGATCTCGGCCTCGATTACCGATTTCGCTATGAGTACCGCGATGACGATATTCGGCGGGCACAGGGCGGACTGGACGATCTGATGCTGCACCGCACGCGGGCATACATGGGCGTCCATGATGTGATCGATCCGCTGCGCTTTGCAGTGGAGATGCAGGATGCACGCCGCTACGGCAGTGCCTATCCACGCGACAACCGCGATGTGAACGAATTTGAGTTCACCCGCCTATACGTGGAGCTGTATTTCAAATCGGCGCTGGGCCATGATCTACGCGGAAACCCGCGTCCGCTGAGTCTGCGCTACGGCATTCACAATTTTGAATTGCTGGACCGCCGCCTGATCGGGAACAATCAATGGCGAAACACTGCCAATGCCTTCCAGGGCTTCACCGCGTCACTCGGACAGGAGGCAAATGATTGGCAGATCGATCTTTTGGCCGTGCAGCCGCTCGCACGCAGTCTTTATGACTGGGATCGGCCCGTGGAGCAGATGTGGATGTATGCCGCTATCGGTCACTGGCGCGGCTTTGGGCCGGAGCTGACGCTGGAGCCCTTTTATCTCGGTCTGCATCAGTCTGCGTATGCAGGGGTGCAGGAGCGGAGCGTCCACTCCCCTGGACTGCGGGCCTATGGAGTGCTGGAGGGCGGATTCGACTATGATTTCAGCTACACGCAGCAGTTTGGCAGCAATGGCCCACGAAGCATTCGGGCCTGGGCCGCGACGGCGGAGGTCGGGTATAGCTGGGCGCATGCATGGAAGCCACGAGTGAGCCTTTTTTATGGTCACGCCACGGGTGACCATGATCCCACGGATGGCACGGATAATCGCTTTGAGCGGTTTTATGGTTTTGGCCGCCCCTGGTCCGCGAATGAGTACATCGTCTATGAAAACATCCGCACACCGAAACTGCGAGTGGAACTCACCCCGCGTAAGTATCTGCGCATCGACTTCGGTTACAGCGCCTATTGGTTGGAAAGTGCGACGGATCGCTTCCCCGGTGCTCGGAATGCACGCGATCTCACTGGAGCTAGCGGCAGCTCCCTGGGACAGGAGCTCGACATCCGCGCCCGCTGGCAGGTAAATCAGCAAATTGAAGCGACTCTCGGCTACGCGCACTTCATGCCCGGCAGCTTTGTCGAAACGAATGTGCGCCGAGGTGACAGCGATTTCGCGTATTTGGAAATCAGCATCCGTGGATTCTGA
- a CDS encoding GldG family protein, whose translation MSASNKTATLGITALLVIAVIVAVNYLVGGIGFGNFRVDLTEDGLFTLSPGTKNILSRINADEPVTIKFYATNDDRVMPNVLKPHSRNIEDLLLEYEKQSGGNVSLEVIHPNPDTDDEDKAKEDEVRGMQVNQEGDNIYLGMTIQCLDRKEVLPFLSPDDATALEYEVSRAVAKVIKPAKTIVGYMSAMPIGGSPMYMMQRQRGQEPWAVIQQLRADYEVREVPLATDKVDSDITVLILIHPADITESTEYAIDQYLLGGGNVIAFVDSQSLLAQAYSGQQNPMTGQPGQMVNNTSDLATLFKAWGINYKKDQIVADMNYRGMIQGRINPTALQIPAKSLNADDRFTTGLQSLTLMGAGSFGVDKKEGIDAITLATSSETSELIDQAAAEKLRREDLTSFTPSGKKQILGVRLHGKFKSAFPNGKPAAPAAPKETGGAEQDATSPAASNPTPAPTPTPTPTPTPAAASAPAPATATTPPVAVPATSAPAAITPAPAAPATPKPAAAATEPKKDDGSLKESKDSERNVILFSDSDMLYDAFSLRQGELGVGLVSNGGNLPMILNAVEIIAGGGDLVQVRNRKSPVRPFSKLKEMRETVEEKYRPKLVALEADRQKIAEQLSKARPQLDLKKGQILIDNATMANIKEMEKNSRNIELEVRKIKKDVNKEVEQNKTWLKVLNIIAVPLLLLIIGLLLAMQRRAATAAA comes from the coding sequence ATGAGCGCTTCCAATAAGACAGCCACTCTCGGCATCACCGCCCTGCTCGTCATCGCCGTCATCGTCGCCGTGAACTACCTCGTCGGCGGCATCGGTTTCGGAAACTTCCGCGTCGATCTCACAGAGGACGGTCTCTTCACCCTCTCCCCCGGCACAAAGAACATCCTCAGCCGCATCAATGCGGATGAGCCTGTCACCATCAAATTCTATGCGACCAATGACGACCGCGTCATGCCCAATGTGCTGAAACCCCATTCTCGCAACATCGAAGACCTGCTGCTGGAATATGAAAAACAAAGTGGCGGCAATGTCAGTCTCGAGGTCATCCACCCGAATCCAGACACGGATGATGAAGACAAGGCCAAGGAAGACGAAGTCCGTGGCATGCAGGTCAATCAAGAGGGAGATAACATCTACCTCGGCATGACCATTCAGTGCCTCGATCGGAAAGAAGTCCTCCCCTTTCTCAGCCCTGATGATGCGACCGCCCTGGAATATGAAGTCTCCCGTGCTGTCGCAAAGGTGATCAAGCCCGCCAAGACCATCGTCGGCTACATGAGTGCCATGCCCATCGGTGGCTCTCCCATGTACATGATGCAGCGCCAGCGTGGCCAAGAGCCCTGGGCCGTCATCCAGCAGCTCCGTGCCGATTACGAGGTGCGTGAGGTCCCCCTCGCCACCGACAAGGTCGACAGTGACATCACCGTCCTCATCCTCATTCACCCTGCTGACATCACGGAGAGCACCGAATACGCCATCGACCAATACCTCCTCGGCGGTGGTAACGTCATCGCCTTTGTCGATTCACAGAGTCTCCTCGCACAAGCTTACAGCGGTCAGCAGAATCCCATGACAGGTCAGCCTGGACAGATGGTCAATAACACCTCCGATTTGGCGACCCTTTTTAAAGCCTGGGGCATCAACTACAAAAAAGACCAGATCGTCGCCGACATGAACTACCGCGGCATGATCCAGGGCCGCATCAATCCTACCGCGCTCCAGATCCCCGCCAAGTCGCTGAATGCAGACGATCGCTTCACCACGGGCCTGCAATCCCTCACTCTCATGGGTGCAGGCTCCTTTGGAGTCGATAAAAAAGAAGGCATCGATGCCATCACCCTCGCCACCAGCTCGGAGACATCCGAGCTCATCGACCAAGCCGCCGCTGAAAAACTCCGCCGCGAAGATCTCACCAGCTTCACCCCCAGTGGCAAAAAGCAAATCCTAGGCGTCCGTCTCCACGGCAAATTCAAAAGCGCCTTCCCCAACGGCAAACCCGCCGCCCCCGCCGCTCCCAAAGAAACTGGCGGTGCCGAACAGGATGCTACCTCTCCTGCCGCATCCAATCCTACTCCCGCTCCGACTCCGACTCCGACTCCGACTCCGACTCCCGCTGCGGCCTCTGCTCCGGCTCCTGCAACCGCCACCACGCCCCCCGTCGCCGTTCCAGCGACATCAGCCCCAGCCGCCATCACTCCAGCTCCTGCTGCACCCGCTACACCGAAGCCCGCAGCCGCCGCCACTGAGCCTAAGAAAGACGACGGTTCCCTCAAAGAATCCAAAGACAGCGAGCGCAACGTCATCCTATTCTCCGACTCCGACATGCTCTATGATGCCTTCAGCCTGCGTCAGGGTGAGCTAGGTGTGGGACTCGTTAGCAATGGCGGCAATCTCCCCATGATTCTCAACGCCGTCGAAATCATCGCCGGTGGCGGTGACCTCGTCCAAGTCCGTAATCGCAAGTCCCCCGTCCGTCCCTTCTCCAAGCTCAAGGAAATGCGTGAGACGGTGGAAGAGAAATACCGCCCAAAACTCGTCGCACTCGAAGCGGATCGTCAAAAAATCGCCGAACAGCTCAGCAAAGCCCGTCCTCAGCTCGATCTGAAAAAAGGCCAAATCCTCATCGACAACGCCACTATGGCCAACATCAAGGAAATGGAGAAAAACTCTCGCAACATCGAGCTCGAAGTCCGCAAAATCAAAAAAGACGTCAATAAGGAAGTCGAGCAGAACAAGACCTGGCTCAAGGTGCTCAACATCATCGCTGTCCCACTTCTTTTGCTCATCATTGGTCTCCTCCTCGCCATGCAGCGCCGCGCCGCTACCGCCGCCGCCTGA
- a CDS encoding DUF1080 domain-containing protein yields the protein MKLILSTLILSAAALAAADSKPNTAKAAKAEDKPSPIGYSDTPIIPGTQWKVHDIDRPRPVAVAPGKKTGDAPADAIIIFNGKNSDTLQAKEKDAKGKETGKIIPCPWELKEGELLIKGGDCWTKQEFASCQLHLEWMSEPNTAGNSQKKGNAGIFFMDRYETQMLDCHNNPTYADGMTGGVYGQTPPLVNAVRPAGEWQVYDIIFTAPKLQNGKVSEPAYITTFVNGICVQNHTRILGPTKHKQITDYTGDFPEKAPIRIQDHKNEPPVRVRNIWVRPM from the coding sequence ATGAAACTCATTCTATCCACTCTCATCCTCAGCGCCGCAGCACTCGCGGCTGCCGATTCGAAGCCTAATACTGCTAAAGCTGCAAAAGCCGAAGATAAACCCTCCCCCATCGGCTACTCCGATACGCCCATCATTCCAGGCACGCAGTGGAAGGTGCATGACATCGATCGCCCGCGTCCCGTAGCCGTCGCTCCTGGCAAAAAAACTGGTGATGCACCCGCAGATGCCATCATCATCTTTAACGGCAAAAATAGCGACACCCTCCAAGCAAAGGAAAAAGACGCCAAAGGCAAAGAAACCGGCAAAATCATCCCATGTCCCTGGGAACTCAAAGAGGGTGAACTCCTCATCAAGGGGGGCGACTGCTGGACGAAGCAGGAATTTGCCAGTTGCCAGCTCCACCTTGAATGGATGAGCGAGCCCAACACCGCAGGCAATTCACAGAAGAAAGGCAATGCAGGCATCTTCTTCATGGACCGCTACGAGACGCAGATGCTCGACTGCCACAACAATCCCACCTACGCTGATGGCATGACCGGCGGCGTCTATGGCCAGACCCCACCGCTGGTCAATGCGGTGCGTCCCGCCGGCGAATGGCAGGTCTATGACATCATCTTCACCGCTCCGAAGCTCCAGAATGGAAAAGTCTCCGAGCCAGCCTACATCACCACCTTTGTGAACGGCATCTGTGTGCAGAACCACACCCGAATCCTAGGCCCCACCAAGCACAAACAGATCACCGATTACACCGGTGACTTCCCAGAAAAAGCCCCCATCCGCATCCAGGATCACAAAAATGAGCCCCCCGTGCGTGTGCGGAACATTTGGGTCCGTCCTATGTGA
- a CDS encoding alpha/beta hydrolase, with protein MIFRILIGLLLISTTAPALTPEFADVAYGPHERDRLDFYPSKAAKGPAPVVVFIHGGGFRNGDKSKYAKDRDMASLVDGGVSCAAINYPFLTHMPIQDILKHCGRAVQFLRSKSGEWGLDKTRFAAIGGSAGAGTSLWLATRDDLADPQATDPVLRESSRLTCAVCNATQATYDVTRWETFLGKAKPEFRTSEMEAALFYHQPGFAALSTEKGKAILRECDMLGWITPGDPPLLLNNPQVVDAPSNRGEWLHCIQHARAIAKECAADGVSCIVIQDQTGEKTSAAAFLLRHLVSKAKL; from the coding sequence ATGATTTTTCGCATCCTCATCGGGCTACTTCTTATTTCGACGACGGCACCGGCTCTGACGCCGGAATTTGCCGATGTGGCGTATGGACCGCATGAGCGGGATCGACTGGATTTTTATCCATCAAAGGCAGCCAAGGGGCCAGCGCCAGTGGTGGTATTCATTCACGGTGGAGGCTTCCGAAATGGGGATAAGTCCAAGTATGCTAAGGATAGGGACATGGCATCGCTCGTGGATGGCGGAGTGTCCTGTGCCGCGATCAATTACCCATTCCTCACGCACATGCCTATCCAGGACATCCTGAAGCACTGCGGCCGTGCGGTGCAGTTCCTACGCAGCAAATCCGGTGAATGGGGTCTGGATAAAACTCGCTTCGCAGCCATCGGCGGTAGTGCGGGTGCTGGCACCTCCCTGTGGCTGGCGACACGGGATGATCTGGCGGACCCACAGGCCACAGATCCAGTGCTGCGGGAGTCCTCCCGGCTCACCTGTGCGGTGTGCAATGCCACGCAGGCTACCTATGATGTCACTCGCTGGGAGACCTTTCTCGGGAAGGCGAAGCCAGAGTTCCGCACGAGCGAGATGGAGGCAGCTTTGTTTTACCATCAGCCAGGATTCGCGGCGCTTTCGACGGAGAAGGGCAAGGCGATCCTGCGTGAGTGCGACATGCTGGGCTGGATCACGCCGGGGGACCCACCTCTGCTGCTGAATAACCCACAGGTGGTCGATGCGCCGAGCAATCGCGGTGAGTGGCTGCACTGCATCCAGCATGCCCGTGCCATCGCTAAGGAATGCGCGGCAGATGGCGTGAGCTGCATCGTAATACAGGATCAGACGGGTGAAAAGACAAGTGCCGCAGCGTTTCTGCTGCGGCACCTAGTTTCAAAGGCCAAGCTGTGA
- a CDS encoding DUF4262 domain-containing protein — MISDSDKKAFFDDHVRRIDEDGFSTMSVVGDPPQFSYTTGLYKSYAHPELIVFGLPPARAAGLLSDIALKAREGTPFDLSEPTDELLVDCDVLFVEVLRSTFAEYCLLAMRYYGEEEFPVFQVVWPSAFDGCYPWDSDADPEFVAIQPVLGKPNIKAR; from the coding sequence ATGATCTCAGATTCTGATAAGAAAGCCTTTTTCGATGACCATGTTCGGAGGATCGACGAGGACGGATTTTCGACCATGTCGGTAGTGGGCGATCCCCCTCAGTTTTCTTATACTACAGGTCTCTACAAGTCCTATGCTCATCCCGAGCTGATCGTATTCGGGCTTCCGCCAGCGAGAGCTGCTGGGCTACTTTCAGACATCGCCCTTAAGGCTCGTGAAGGCACGCCATTCGATCTTTCAGAACCAACCGACGAGCTTCTTGTGGACTGCGATGTCCTGTTTGTTGAGGTTCTTAGATCGACATTCGCAGAGTATTGTTTGTTAGCTATGCGATATTACGGCGAGGAAGAGTTTCCTGTCTTTCAGGTCGTATGGCCGTCTGCTTTTGATGGGTGTTATCCGTGGGATTCAGATGCCGATCCGGAGTTCGTTGCCATACAGCCCGTCCTTGGAAAGCCGAACATTAAAGCGCGGTAG
- a CDS encoding 4Fe-4S binding protein, with amino-acid sequence MRLNHYLPTLKRAKKADRKPPGKARRILERIGPTMASAPLRRLIQAICLVTFLVSFFYVCWPYTAKPASTDEAPATESALDALLAGEKPWPSHYTDDLAQKEAVLPADLFLRIDPLVSLSTAIASRSWIYSLLSAGIILLGCLIIPRGFCGYLCPLGSLIDLFDWLVGRRVRRFRVKGEGWWVHIKYYLLFGTLVAAAGGVLISGFFAAIPVITRGLLFLGEPLQTGFLRGWHLVVPFHAGHGISILLFLGVLGLGLLRPRFWCKYVCPSGAVFSVANLFRVTERKVEDTCIKCRKCVDICPFDAIKPDFTTRVSDCTLCQTCGGVCPSLSIKFVDRWDVMNLKNRNEPPTHETPLGRRGFVSLATGSALAVTGGAAAKAASGLWGADLDNPAAFRPVRPPGSVPEKEFLQMCIRCGECFKACPNNVLHAEGFEQGLVGLWTPMVKADWAGCESSCNACGQVCPTGAIQPLPLEVKKKTRMALAELNLQTCLPHAGKEACQLCVDDCTAAGYNAIEFVQVHTQMDAAGNPIEDSGFVAPVVLADKCVGCGLCQTRCYGINVLEKGILKKSAIKIAAGNGKEDREMPGTTPS; translated from the coding sequence ATGCGCCTCAACCACTATCTCCCTACGCTCAAACGAGCGAAAAAGGCGGATCGCAAGCCGCCTGGGAAAGCGCGACGCATTTTAGAGCGGATCGGGCCGACGATGGCCTCCGCACCCCTACGGCGGCTGATTCAGGCGATTTGCCTCGTGACGTTCCTAGTCTCGTTTTTTTATGTATGCTGGCCCTATACGGCCAAACCAGCCTCGACAGATGAAGCGCCCGCCACTGAGTCCGCGCTGGATGCCCTGCTTGCAGGCGAAAAACCATGGCCCTCGCATTACACCGATGATTTGGCTCAAAAAGAGGCCGTACTGCCTGCAGATCTTTTTCTGCGGATCGATCCACTGGTGAGTCTGAGCACTGCCATCGCATCGCGGAGCTGGATTTACTCTCTGCTCAGTGCTGGGATCATCCTACTGGGGTGCCTAATAATCCCTCGCGGCTTTTGTGGTTACTTATGTCCATTGGGCTCGCTCATCGACTTGTTTGACTGGCTCGTCGGACGCCGCGTTCGGCGCTTTCGCGTAAAAGGGGAGGGCTGGTGGGTTCACATCAAATACTACCTCCTTTTCGGCACTCTGGTGGCAGCCGCAGGTGGTGTGCTCATCAGCGGCTTTTTTGCCGCCATTCCGGTGATCACGCGGGGCCTGCTTTTCCTCGGTGAACCATTGCAGACGGGTTTTCTACGCGGCTGGCATCTCGTGGTGCCATTTCATGCCGGGCATGGCATTTCGATTTTGCTCTTTCTCGGCGTACTCGGCTTGGGACTGCTTCGCCCGCGTTTTTGGTGCAAATACGTCTGTCCCAGCGGTGCGGTGTTTTCCGTGGCCAATCTTTTCCGTGTGACCGAGCGCAAGGTAGAGGACACCTGCATCAAATGCCGCAAATGCGTGGACATCTGCCCCTTTGACGCCATCAAGCCGGACTTCACCACACGCGTGTCCGACTGCACCCTGTGTCAGACCTGCGGCGGCGTATGCCCGAGCCTCTCGATCAAGTTCGTGGACCGCTGGGACGTGATGAACCTCAAAAATCGCAACGAACCACCCACGCACGAGACACCTCTCGGCAGACGTGGTTTTGTATCGCTCGCCACTGGCAGTGCGCTAGCCGTCACAGGCGGTGCCGCTGCAAAAGCCGCATCAGGCCTGTGGGGAGCCGATTTGGACAATCCGGCGGCGTTTCGCCCTGTGCGTCCGCCGGGCAGCGTGCCGGAAAAGGAGTTTCTGCAAATGTGCATTCGTTGTGGTGAGTGCTTCAAAGCCTGCCCGAACAACGTCCTTCACGCAGAAGGCTTCGAGCAGGGCCTGGTAGGCCTGTGGACACCCATGGTGAAGGCCGACTGGGCAGGTTGTGAGTCTAGCTGCAATGCTTGCGGCCAAGTTTGCCCCACAGGTGCCATCCAGCCACTGCCGCTAGAGGTAAAGAAGAAAACACGCATGGCTTTGGCCGAGCTGAATCTGCAAACCTGCCTGCCACATGCGGGCAAAGAGGCCTGCCAGCTCTGCGTGGACGACTGCACAGCCGCTGGCTACAACGCCATCGAGTTCGTGCAAGTCCACACCCAGATGGACGCGGCGGGCAATCCCATCGAAGACAGCGGCTTTGTCGCTCCTGTCGTCCTCGCGGACAAATGCGTGGGCTGCGGTTTATGCCAGACACGCTGCTATGGCATCAATGTCCTCGAAAAAGGCATCCTGAAGAAGTCCGCTATCAAAATCGCCGCCGGCAATGGGAAAGAGGACCGCGAAATGCCAGGTACAACTCCATCATGA
- a CDS encoding ABC transporter permease subunit encodes MTKRDIDNTLAVFKREFLGYFNSPVLYVIVIIFLLTTMGFTFFFSRILDSDDVSLSSRFFVWHPWIYTVLAPAVGMRLWSEEHRLGTIELLMTMPVSPWQAILGKFFAAAFVWLIALALTCTVVITVCWLGEPDTGPIISGYVASYLYALACLAVTSAISAITRSQVVCFIISVAFCLGIALIGDPGFTQAIVNFVPAGWESVVRFISYFSFMDHFFEMTKGIFVFRDVLYFLSVIIGALFITDLGLRSKRA; translated from the coding sequence ATGACTAAACGCGACATCGACAATACCCTCGCCGTCTTCAAACGCGAGTTCCTCGGCTACTTCAATTCGCCCGTGCTCTACGTCATCGTGATCATCTTTTTGCTGACCACGATGGGCTTCACGTTCTTCTTCTCACGCATCCTCGATAGCGATGACGTCTCGCTGTCCTCCCGCTTTTTCGTGTGGCATCCGTGGATCTACACCGTGCTCGCTCCCGCTGTGGGCATGCGTTTGTGGTCGGAGGAGCATCGCCTCGGCACCATCGAGCTGCTCATGACCATGCCCGTCTCCCCCTGGCAGGCCATTTTGGGGAAATTCTTCGCGGCGGCATTTGTCTGGCTCATCGCGCTGGCCCTCACTTGCACCGTCGTGATCACCGTCTGCTGGCTCGGAGAGCCTGATACGGGCCCGATCATCAGCGGATACGTCGCCAGCTATCTGTACGCTCTGGCCTGCCTCGCAGTGACCTCCGCCATCAGCGCCATCACCCGCAGCCAGGTGGTGTGTTTCATCATCAGCGTGGCTTTCTGCCTCGGCATCGCCCTCATCGGCGATCCTGGCTTTACCCAGGCCATTGTGAACTTCGTCCCCGCTGGCTGGGAGAGTGTGGTGCGCTTCATCAGCTATTTCAGCTTCATGGATCACTTCTTTGAAATGACCAAGGGCATCTTCGTCTTCCGCGACGTGCTTTACTTCCTCTCCGTCATCATTGGTGCCCTGTTCATCACCGATCTGGGCCTCCGCTCCAAGCGTGCTTGA
- a CDS encoding GCN5 family acetyltransferase, whose translation MPNYPDAVDAEKVGSYPATAGAGGGYVWDEVLEYRVWCHPERGAPDEDEGNDYFYTFATYEEALQCSEAITGAEEPLVLILQREHINEVSPGEYVHVTTERIAEWPVEFLKRPRRTPSTIPDFLAPDAPPNRLDIIRGHATESP comes from the coding sequence ATGCCCAACTATCCTGATGCAGTTGATGCCGAGAAGGTAGGTTCTTATCCTGCGACAGCGGGAGCAGGCGGTGGCTACGTTTGGGATGAGGTGCTGGAGTATCGAGTCTGGTGTCACCCTGAGCGAGGAGCACCCGACGAGGATGAAGGGAACGACTATTTCTATACCTTCGCCACCTATGAGGAAGCTTTGCAGTGCTCGGAGGCCATCACCGGGGCGGAGGAGCCATTGGTTCTCATATTGCAGCGCGAGCACATCAACGAAGTTTCTCCCGGTGAGTATGTTCATGTCACCACGGAGCGGATTGCAGAGTGGCCCGTAGAGTTCTTGAAGCGCCCACGGCGCACCCCATCGACCATCCCTGACTTTCTTGCCCCGGACGCACCACCCAATCGTCTCGACATCATCCGAGGCCATGCTACCGAGTCGCCGTAA
- a CDS encoding D-galactonate dehydratase, translating to MKITAIETLVCHARMRNWVFVKVVTDQPGLIGWGEATLEWHTRSIVGAIEDMSHLLIGEDPTRVEYLWQVMYRQHFWHGHGIVRATAIAGIDLALWDIVGKVANMPLSKVFGGPVRDWVRTYCHLGGGKMEDFYQTPADNAKRFAELAQQAVADGYTAFKSMAVPSTMPIEGMKPIRAAAAAVAAMRDAVGPDIDIMVDCHARPSPAMGLKFGKALDDFGLYFFEEPCWPEAVDGLAKINAALTTPVASGERVTNLEAFKDMFEKRAVEICQLDITHCGGLSAAKRIAALAEAHRIALAPHNPQGPVSTAASLEFGFSQPSYIICETVHNDVPWRQDVVEEGFTIEKQGRIVRPNTKPGLGITINEAEVKKHPFQQEIVLREFSPDGAVTDW from the coding sequence ATGAAAATCACCGCCATCGAAACCCTCGTTTGCCACGCCCGGATGCGAAACTGGGTCTTCGTCAAAGTCGTCACGGATCAGCCCGGCCTCATCGGCTGGGGTGAGGCCACGCTGGAGTGGCATACGCGCAGTATTGTTGGGGCCATCGAAGACATGTCCCATCTGCTCATCGGCGAGGACCCGACTCGGGTCGAATATCTCTGGCAGGTGATGTATCGGCAGCACTTCTGGCACGGTCATGGCATCGTCCGGGCCACCGCCATCGCTGGCATCGACCTCGCGCTGTGGGACATCGTGGGCAAAGTCGCCAACATGCCACTCTCCAAGGTCTTTGGCGGTCCCGTGCGGGATTGGGTGCGCACCTATTGCCACCTCGGCGGTGGAAAGATGGAGGATTTTTACCAAACACCCGCCGACAACGCGAAACGCTTCGCCGAACTGGCACAGCAGGCCGTGGCAGATGGTTACACCGCCTTTAAAAGTATGGCCGTGCCCAGCACCATGCCCATCGAGGGCATGAAACCCATCCGCGCTGCCGCCGCAGCCGTCGCGGCCATGCGCGATGCCGTGGGGCCAGACATCGACATCATGGTCGATTGCCACGCACGACCATCACCCGCCATGGGGCTGAAGTTTGGCAAAGCGCTCGATGATTTCGGCCTCTACTTCTTCGAGGAGCCCTGCTGGCCGGAGGCGGTCGATGGTCTGGCGAAGATCAATGCCGCACTCACCACGCCCGTGGCCAGTGGCGAACGTGTGACGAACCTAGAGGCCTTCAAAGACATGTTTGAGAAGCGGGCCGTCGAGATCTGCCAGCTCGACATCACGCACTGCGGCGGCCTCAGTGCTGCGAAGCGCATCGCCGCACTCGCAGAGGCACATCGCATCGCCTTAGCCCCGCACAATCCGCAGGGGCCCGTCAGCACCGCCGCCTCTCTCGAATTCGGTTTCAGCCAGCCGAGCTACATCATCTGCGAAACCGTGCACAACGACGTGCCCTGGCGTCAGGACGTGGTCGAGGAAGGCTTCACCATCGAAAAACAAGGCCGCATTGTCCGCCCCAACACCAAACCCGGCCTCGGCATCACCATCAATGAAGCCGAGGTGAAGAAACACCCCTTCCAGCAGGAAATCGTCCTACGTGAGTTCAGCCCCGACGGTGCCGTGACGGACTGGTGA